A genome region from Leptodactylus fuscus isolate aLepFus1 chromosome 6, aLepFus1.hap2, whole genome shotgun sequence includes the following:
- the LOC142208636 gene encoding proton channel OTOP2-like, with product MAMHLELQPLNEQLQDLNPDTTLRKKDDWKKSGRVLSGLVGSNVLLFNGALATCVFTESDEIYELDFLIFLSTVMVVCILWMFFQMHFSRKKKNSILFRDCQAGPTWMRGGIILFGCGTLIMLFFKIGFASGQVDCATPVIIIHLLIQAFFVTVQTCFLWMCCKHCVQIYVNATRCFLMVLLSVNLTMWIIAVAEESSHHADELQKHLSGNFSEEINSTVHEEDGYENTFICGCKSRCMNTTVFAYLYPFNIEYNLFAAAMIYVMWKNVGRQIDENASYCHGIGPGVRRQIPFMGLFSGLTTMVIGLAMFIVYEVGRDNHLKHWLSLTTFYIFHVVSLTVMSLANVVGIIIFRLDKRQMCNEKNPSRTLDMALLVGATLGQYAISYYSIIAMVSTQPFSFLCGLTLSYSILMIIQHTVQNAFIIKGLHRLPPHVSFRSIRSLNSSPTGQYEHISRTQSPTGASKNVNRRMTRGERIKVHIERHLKKRKTMKDVYLFLFLTNIIFWIMSAFGAQTRLDSSLEIKFYGFTLWAIISNICLPFGIFYRMHAAATLLELYSRT from the exons ATGGCAATGCACCTAGAACTGCAACCATTGAATGAACAACTACAAGACCTCAATCCTGATACAACATTGAGAAAGAAAGATGACTGGAAAAAAAGTGGCCGGGTCCTTTCCGGTCTTGTGGGCTCCAATGTCTTACTCTTCAACGGTGCTTTGGCGACTTGTGTGTTCACTGAATCTGATGAAATCTATGAGCTTGACTTTCTCATCTTCCTGTCCACCGTGATGGTAGTCTGCATTCTGTGGATGTTTTTTCAAATGCATTTCAGCAGGAAGAAGAAGAATTCTATTCTCTTTAGGGACTGTCAGGCCGGACCAACATGGATGAGAG GGGGAATCATTCTATTTGGATGTGGCACACTTATTATGctattttttaaaattggattTGCATCTGGGCAAGTGGACTGTGCAACGCCGGTAATAATTATCCATCTTCTCATTCAGGCCTTTTTTGTAACTGTACAG acttGCTTTCTCTGGATGTGCTGCAAACATTGTGTCCAGATATATGTAAATGCTACCAG GTGTTTTCTGATGGTCTTGTTGTCTGTTAATCTGACCATGTGGATCATTGCAGTTGCTGAAGAGTCCAGCCATCACGCTGATGAACTACAGAAGCATCTCAGTGGAAATTTTTCTGAAGAAATAAACAGTACTGTCCATGAAGAAG ATGGATATGAAAATACGTTCATATGTGGATGCAAGTCACGGTGCATGAACACCACAGTGTTTGCCTACTTGTACCCCTTCAACATTGAGTATAACCTGTTCGCTGCCGCTATGATATATGTCATGTGGAAGAATGTAGGACGTCAGATTGATGAAAATGCTTCCTACTGCCATGGAATAGGACCAGGAGTTCGTCGACAAATACCCTTTATGGGACTCTTCTCTGGTCTGACCACTATGGTAATCGGTCTAGCCATGTTCATCGTGTATGAAGTAGGTAGGGATAACCATCTTAAGCACTGGCTGTCACTGACAACCTTCTACATTTTTCACGTAGTCAGTCTTACTGTTATGAGCCTGGCTAATGTAGtaggtattattatcttcagatTAGACAAGAGACAAATGTGCAATGAGAAGAACCCGAGTCGTACTCTGGACATGGCTCTACTAGTTGGAGCAACCTTAGGCCAATATGCCATCTCCTATTACTCTATTATAGCCATGGTGTCTACACAACCCTTCAGCTTTTTGTGTGGATTAACCCTTAGTTATTCAATCCTGATGATCATTCAGCACACTGTACAGAATGCTTTCATCATTAAAGGGTTGCATCGTCTTCCACCTCATGTATCATTCAGATCTATTAGATCATTGAACTCTAGCCCTACGGGACAGTACGAACATATATCCAGAACACAATCCCCTACAGGTGCATCAAAGAATGTAAACCGGAGAATGACGAGAGGAGAAAGAATAAAAGTTCACATCGAACGTCACCTCAAGAAAAGAAAAACCATGAAAGATGTGTACTTGTTTCTCTTTCTCACTAACATAATA TTCTGGATTATGTCGGCCTTTGGAGCTCAGACACGACTGGACAGTAGTTTAGAAATAAAATTTTATGGTTTCACACTATGGGCCATCATTAGCAACATTTGTCTTCCTTTTGGGATCTTCTACCGTATGCACGCAGCGGCTACCTTGTTGGAGCTATACAGCAGGACATAG
- the LOC142208635 gene encoding proton channel OTOP2-like gives MELNLDLNTLSDQLQNNAPITQLRKKDDWKKGGRLLSGLVGTNILLFSGALATCVFTEDADIYEFDFLIVLSIMMVFCILWMLFQMYFTWKHKDAILFKDCQAGPIWMRGGIILFALGTLVMASFKIVYAVQHMDCSSPLKIIQPVIQAIFVIVQTCFLWISCKHCVQIYINATRCFLMVLLSVNLVIWIIAVAEESRHHTVELQKHLQENFSEHTNRSTREEDEYENEFSCGCKSRCMNATVFAYLYPFNIEYNLFAAAMIYIMWKNVGRQIDENASYCHGIGPGVRQHIPLLGLLSGLTILATGLVMFIMYEIGRHNHYSDLLSLTTFYIFHIVSLTLMCLANVAGIIIFRLDKRHMCNMKNPSRTLDMALLLLATLGQYAVSYYSIIAMVSTKPFSSLCGLTLSYSILMIIQHTVQNAFIIEGLHRLPPHVSFRSPRSINSSPTGQHDTIKQTSEQDMDRRQSLTDVPHNTSRRMTRRETLTAHIKSHLKKRKTMKDVYLFLFLSNIIFWIMPAFGARIRFDSGLEVDFYGFTLWAIITNICLPFGIFYRMHAAATLLELYSRS, from the exons ATGGAACTGAATCTAGACCTGAACACCTTGAGTGACCAATTACAAAACAACGCACCCATTACACAACTGAGAAAGAAAGATGACTGGAAAAAAGGTGGTCGACTACTCTCCGGTCTTGTGGGCACCAATATCTTACTCTTCAGTGGTGCTTTAGCAACTTGTGTGTTCACTGAGGATGCGGACATCTATGAGTTTGACTTTCTTATTGTCCTGTCCATCATGATGGTCTTCTGTATTCTGTGGATGCTTTTTCAAATGTATTTTACATGGAAGCACAAAGATGCTATCCTCTTTAAGGATTGTCAGGCAGGACCAATATGGATGAGAG GTGGAATCATTCTATTTGCACTTGGCACACTGGTTATGGCATCTTTTAAAATTGTATATGCAGTTCAGCACATGGACTGCTCATCACCCCTGAAAATTATCCAGCCTGTAATTCAGGCCATCTTTGTTATTGTACAG ACATGCTTTCTTTGGATATCCTGCAAACATTGTGTCCAGATATATATAAATGCCACCAG GTGTTTTCTGATGGTCTTGTTGTCTGTAAATCTGGTCATATGGATTATTGCAGTTGCTGAAGAGTCCAGACATCACACTGTTGAACTACAGAAGCATCTACAGGAAAATTTTTCCGAACATACTAATAGAAGCACCCGGGAAGAAG ATGAATATGAAAATGAGTTCAGTTGTGGGTGCAAGTCGCGGTGCATGAACGCCACAGTGTTTGCCTACTTGTACCCCTTCAACATTGAGTATAACCTGTTCGCTGCCGCTATGATATACATCATGTGGAAGAATGTAGGACGTCAAATTGATGAAAATGCTTCCTACTGCCATGGAATAGGACCAGGAGTCCGTCAACATATACCTCTCCTGGGACTTTTATCTGGTCTGACCATTTTGGCAACTGGTCTAGTGATGTTCATCATGTATGAAATAGGGAGACATAACCATTATAGTGACTTGTTATCACTGACAACCTTCTACATATTTCATATAGTTAGTCTCACTCTTATGTGCCTGGCCAATGTAGCAGGAATTATTATCTTCAGATTAGATAAGAGACACATGTGCAATATGAAGAACCCGAGTCGTACTCTGGACATGGCTCTACTACTTTTAGCAACCTTAGGCCAATATGCCGTCTCCTATTACTCTATTATAGCCATGGTGTCTACAAAACCCTTCAGTAGTTTGTGCGGATTAACCCTTAGTTATTCAATCTTGATGATTATTCAGCACACTGTACAGAATGCTTTCATCATCGAAGGGTTGCATCGTCTTCCACCTCATGTATCATTCAGATCTCCAAGATCAATTAACTCTAGCCCTACAGGACAACATGATACCATAAAGCAGACTTCTGAACAAGATATGGACAGAAGACAATCTCTTACAGATGTCCCACATAATACAAGCAGACGGATGACAAGAAGGGAAACCTTGACTGCTCACATCAAAAGTCACCTCAAGAAGAGAAAGACCATGAAAGATGTGTACTTGTTTCTTTTCCTCAGTAACATAATA TTCTGGATTATGCCTGCATTTGGAGCCCGGATACGATTTGACAGTGGTTTAGAGGTTGATTTTTATGGTTTCACATTATGGGCCATCATCACCAACATTTGTCTTCCTTTTGGGATCTTCTACCGTATGCACGCAGCGGCTACCCTGTTGGAACTTTACAGCAGGTCATAG